The Microbacterium natoriense genomic interval AGAGATGACCCGCGAACGGCACCGAGAAGACGCCGATCAGGGACCCGATCGTGACGCCCCACGTCAGCAGGCTCTTGTCGGCCGAGGGGCCGAGGACCGAGACGAAGAAGGCGAGCCCGAGGGTCTGGAACATGTACGAGCCGCCGTTCTCCGCCATGCGGAGCCCGATGCCGACGATGACCCCGGGAAGGCCGTGGGTGAAGATGTCGCGAATCGGGCGGTCGGCGATCTGATCGTGCTTCTCGAGTTCGACGAACGTCGGGGTCTCACGCAGGCGCATGCGGATGAACAGAGCGAGCAGGATCAGCGCGAACGAGGCGAGGAAGGGCACGCGCCAGCCCCACGAGAGCAGCTGGTCCTCGGGGAGCAGCGCGATGACGCTGAACACGAGCGCAGCGAGCAGCGTGCCCGCCTGGATGCCGATGAACGGCAGCGCCGAGAAGAACCCGCGTCGCTTGACGGGCGCGTACTCGGCCATCAGGACCGTGGCCCCCGCCTGTTCGGCGCCGGCGCCGAACCCCTGCAGCAGCCGGAGCACGACCAGGATCACAGGCGCCCAGAACCCGATGGCCTCATAGGTGGGCAGCAGGCCGATCGCCGTCGATGCCCCGCCCATCAGCAGGATCGTGACCACGAGGACCCACTTGCGCCCGAGCCTGTCGCCCAGCACGCCGAAGAACAGGCCGCCGAACGGACGGGCCAGGAACCCGACACCGAACGTGGCGAAGGCGAGCACGGTCGCCATGCCAGGATCACCCTGCGGGAAGAACAGTACGTTGAAGATCAACGCGGTCGACAGGCCGTAGAGGGCGAAGTCGAAGTACTCGAGCGCGCTGCCGAGACTCGAGGCGAGCGTCGCTCGACGCAGATTCGCCGCGTACTCGGGGTCGTCGTGCACCGGGCTGGTGGTGAGGGGGGAATCGGTCACTGCCATCTCCTTCGATCGGCTTCGCCCTTCGGCGTCATCTCGAATGTACCAGCCTGTTGAATTCGGTACAACCCTTTGGACTTTCTTCGGATGCAGACCAACCCACCAGGGCGGAGCCCAGCCGTCAGCGCCGTCGAGCCGCGGCGCTGAAGGGGTTCGTCAAGGCCGCGGCGGCAGCCTGCAGCGCGTCGCCGACGCGCTCGATTCGTTCGTAGTCCGCCTCGGCGGCGCGGATCGCGACGCCGAGCGCCAGCGGCGGGTCGGACGGAGCCCAGCCGTCCAGAGGCACGGCCACCCCGACGACGCCGCGGAACGACTCCTCTGCGTCCAGCGCCCACCCGCGCTTGCGCGCGGAGGCGAGAACCTCGAGGAGTCCCGACATGGTGGTGGTGCTGCGTTCCGTGAGTGCGGGGAAGACGGCGTCCGCGCCGAACAGCGCGGTGACCTCCTCGTCCGTCATGCGCGACAGCAGGGCTCGACCGGTGGCTGACAGCGGGGCCGGAAGCCGGGAGCCGAGCGGCGTGCCGAGGCGCAACGAGGACGAGCCCTCGTGGCGCGCCAGGTAGAGCGCGTCTGCGCCGTCGAGCATCGCCACCTGCACGAGCTCCGTGCGCAGCACTGCTGACGAGTCGCACACGGTGTAGAACTCGCGCACCTGGTTGAACTGGGCGGCGAACGCGCCGCCCAGTTCGGCGGTGCGCAGCCCGAGTCGATACCCCTGCGCGGTGCGGTCGATCATCCCGGCCGCCTCCAGGGCGAGGCACAGATTCGCCGTCGACGACTTGGCCAGCCCCAGCGCGCCCGCGAGCTCGGTGAGGGTGAGCGGTGCGCGAGCGTCAGCCAGCAGACCGAGAAGTCGGATGCTGCGCGTGACCGCGGGCGCAGGATCGCGCCCTTCCTTGACGTCCTCGTCCATGCGCACCCCTTCAGAGCGAGTTCAGTAGAACTCGACCGTATCGACCACCGCACGCAGCGGGTGACCATCGAGCAGGCGCGCCGCGTTCTCGGCGAAGCGACGGGCGATGCGCTCCTCCTCCTTCGAACTCAGAGCGGCCGTGTGCGGACTGACCAGGACGTTCGGGTGCGACCACAGCGGCGACTCGACGGCGAGGGGCTCGTTCTCGAACACGTCGAGGGCGGCGAAGGCGATCCGCCCGTCATCGAGGGCGGGAAGAAGGGCCTGCTCGTCGATCACGGTTCCCCGACCCACGCTCGCGAGGATCGTCCCGGGGCGCACCGCCTCGAAGACATCGGCTCCGATCAGGTGGTGGGTCTGCTCGGTGCCGGGGAGCGTGACGACGATCGCGTCGACGTGACGAGCCGCGTCGACGAGGCCGTCGAGCGGCACGAGGCGATCCACGCCCTCGACGGATTCTCCCGAACGCGTCGTGCCCCAGACCTGGGCGCCGAGCGCGTGAAAGCGCCGCGCGCATTCTGCGCCGATCCCGCCGAGACCGACGACGAGGACCGTCATCTCGTCGAGCTGACGCATCTCCCACCGCTCCGGCCACACGCGGTCCTGCTGGTCGCGCGCCAGGCGCGCGAGCCCCTTGGCGCCCGCGAGCACGCCGAACACGGCGAACTCGGCGAGCGGCCCGCCGTGCACGCCCGCGCTGGTCGTGAACGTGATGCGATCGAGGTCGGCTCTCCCGAGACCTGCGGACTTCACCTGCGCACCGCCGCCCGCCGCCGTCGTCATCACCCAGCGCAGACGCGGGTTCGCGGCGACGGTGCGCGCCAGCGCCGCCGGGTCGACGTCAGGGATGCCGAACAGCGCATCGGCCGAGTCGATCATGGCCTCGAACGCCGTCTGCTGCTCGGCGGTGCGGGTATGCTCCGGATCACCGGACCAGTCAGCCGGGCCGCGCATGGGGTGCATCAGCGAGTGATCGCGGATCATCTCGACGCGCGGCTCGATCTCTTCGATGAGCCGGCAGAGCTCTTCGGTCAGGGGCACTGCGGCGACGGCGCGCAGCTTGTTCTCGATGTCGGCCATGCTCATCCCTTCCTCGGGAAGTCTCTCGATGAGATCAGCCTAGCTCAGATCCACTCTGCTGAACACTATTCAATCCATTGGATCTTTGCTACCGTGGCAGCATGAGCACCTCTTCCGCCAGCGTCGGCATCATCGGACTCGGCGCGATGGGCCGCCCCGTGGCCGATCGCCTGCTCGCCGCGCACGGCACCCTGCACATCCACGCGCGCCGCCCGCAGCCCGAACTGGTCGCCGCAGGAGCCACCTGGGCCGACAGTCCGCGTGAACTCGCGGCGGCGGTCGACGTTCTCGTCTCCTTCCTCCCCGACCTCCCCGAGCTCGAGGAACTGCTCTACGGCGACGACGGCCTGATGGCGGATGCGGGCGACCTGCTCATCCTCGTCGGCTCGACGTCATCCGCCCCCGCCGTCCGAGAGCTCGCCGAGCGTCTGCACACGCAGTCGGGCGGACGCGTGCGCATGGTCGACTGCCCCGTGTCCGGCGGCGTCGACGGCGCGACCTCCGGAACCCTCTCCATCATGCTCGGCGGCTCGCCGGACGACGCGGCCCTCGCGGCATCCGTCCTGGCTCCGTGCGGTACGCCTGTGCTGCTCGGTCCGCTCGGGGCGGGCGAGGTGGCCAAGGCCTGCAACCAGCTGGTCGTGTCGGCGACCATCCTGGCCCTCGGCGAGGCGACCGTCCTCGCCGACCGCTCCGGCCTCGACCTCGACGCGCTGTGGACGCTGCTCGGCGGCGGCTATGCCGGCTCCAACCTGCTGGAGAGCCGCCGGCACAAGCTCGTCTCCGGTGACGACTCCCCCAGCGGCATGGCGAAGTACATGGTGAAGGATCTGCGGTTCGCGGCCGACATCGCCGAGGCGACCGGCATAGCCCCCGTGCTCCTGCCCGCTCTCCGCGCGGCCTTCGACGGCATCGTGGACGCCGGTCTCGGCGATCGGGACATCTCGGTGGCACGCAGGTTCGTGCAGTCCCGTGACACACAGGCGTCCTGACACCGGCCGCCACGATAATCTGAGACCATCCCCTAACTTCACGATCGAGGAGCCCTCTGTGCCCGAAGCATCAGCGAACATCGGAGTCGTCGGACTCGCCGTCATGGGTTCGAATCTCGCCCGCAACCTCGCGAGCCGCGAGGGCAACACCGTGGCGATCTTCAACCGCAGCTACGAGAAGACCCAGTCGGTCCTCGACGCGCACCCCGAAGCGGGCTTCATTCCGGCTGCGACCTACAAGGAGTTCGCCGACTCGCTGCAGAAGCCGCGCACCGCGATCATCATGGTCAAGGCCGGCGCCCCGACGGATGCCGTGATCGACTCCCTCGTCGAGGTCTTCGAGCCCGGCGACATCATCGTCGACGGCGGCAACGCGTTCTTCCCCGACACCATCCGCCGCGAGAAGGCCGTCCGCGAGACGGGCATCAACTTCGTCGGCGCTGGCATCTCCGGCGGCGAGGAGGGCGCGCTCCTCGGTCCGTCGATCATGCCCGGCGGTTCCGACGAGTCGTGGGTGACCCTCGGGCCGATCCTGAAGTCGATCGCCGCGGTCGCCGAGGGCGAGCCCTGCGTCACGCACGTCGGGCACGACGGCGCAGGCCACTTCGTCAAGATGGTGCACAACGGCATCGAGTACGCCGACATGCAGCTGATCGCCGAGGCGTACGACCTGATCCGCCGCGGCACGGGCAAGTCGCCGGCCGAGATCGCCGAGATCTTCGCCGAGTGGAACAAGGGCGAACTGGAGAGCTACCTGATCGAGATCACCGCCGAGGTGCTGCGCCAGAACGACGCCGCCACCGGCCAGCCGCTGGTCGACGTCATCGTCGACCAGGCCGGCGCGAAGGGCACCGGCGCCTGGACCGTGCAGACCGCGCTGTCCCTTGGCGTGCCGGTGTCGGGCATCGCGGAGGCGACCTTCGCCCGCTCGCTGTCGTCGCACCCCGAGCAGCGCGCCGTGGCATCGGCTCTTCCCGGTCCCGACGAGGAGTTCACGGTCGCCGACCAGGACGCGTTCATCGAAGACGTGCGCCTCGCGCTGTACGCCTCGAAGATCGTCGCCTACTCGCAGGGCTTCGACGAGATCCGCGCCGGCGCCGCCGAGTACGACTGGAAGATCGACCTCGGGGCGATCTCGAAGATCTGGCGCGGCGGATGCATCATCCGCGCCCAGTTCCTCAACCGCATCGCCGACGCCTACGACGCCGAGCCGGGCCTTCCCGTGCTGATGACGGCTCCCTACTTCGCCGAGGCCCTCACGCGCGCTCAGGCGTCGTGGCGCCGCGTCGTCGTCTCGGCGGCCGAAGCCGGCATCCCCGCCCCCGCGTTCTCGTCGTCGCTGTCGTACTACGACGGCATCCGCGCCGACCGTCTGCCCGCGGCGCTGGTGCAGGGTCAGCGCGACTTCTTCGGAGCGCACACCTACAAGCGCATCGACAAGCCCGGCACCTTCCACACGCTGTGGTCGGGCGACCGCACCGAGATCGAGGCCGAAGACACGCACTGATCGCGTCCGCATACGAAGAGGGCCCCGGCATGCGCCGGGGCCCTCTTCGCATCTCCCGGGATCAACCGACGGTCTCAGGCGTCCCCTTCCAGGGCAGCGCCGGAGTGCCTCCGACGTCGACCTGCACGCCGAGCAGAGCGCCGTCGGCCGGCGCGGGGTCGGTCAGACCGACACTCGCCGTCGTGATCACGAGGAGCCGGTCGACGAGCGTGACAGCCGTGGGCCTCGTCGCGGGAAGGCGGATGGTCTCGACGAGCGCCCCCTCCGGCGAATAGCGCCGCACCTCGGCGGCATCCCACACCGCGACCCACAGCATCCCCTCCTGGTCGATGACCATGCCGTCGGGGTTGCCCCCCTCGACCCGGCACACCGTG includes:
- a CDS encoding MFS transporter, yielding MAVTDSPLTTSPVHDDPEYAANLRRATLASSLGSALEYFDFALYGLSTALIFNVLFFPQGDPGMATVLAFATFGVGFLARPFGGLFFGVLGDRLGRKWVLVVTILLMGGASTAIGLLPTYEAIGFWAPVILVVLRLLQGFGAGAEQAGATVLMAEYAPVKRRGFFSALPFIGIQAGTLLAALVFSVIALLPEDQLLSWGWRVPFLASFALILLALFIRMRLRETPTFVELEKHDQIADRPIRDIFTHGLPGVIVGIGLRMAENGGSYMFQTLGLAFFVSVLGPSADKSLLTWGVTIGSLIGVFSVPFAGHLSDRFGRRTIYRAGAVFMLVYTFPAWWLLSLGNHAIAIAVIAIGIGFAVATMLGPQCAMLPEMFGNRHRYLGVAMAREISAVLAGGLAGVLGSYIISVSGGDWVLLATYMATLALITTASTFLVPETLRRDLTRTDDAIKVSRNEGGDGVYATTVSIKAVGL
- a CDS encoding IclR family transcriptional regulator, with amino-acid sequence MDEDVKEGRDPAPAVTRSIRLLGLLADARAPLTLTELAGALGLAKSSTANLCLALEAAGMIDRTAQGYRLGLRTAELGGAFAAQFNQVREFYTVCDSSAVLRTELVQVAMLDGADALYLARHEGSSSLRLGTPLGSRLPAPLSATGRALLSRMTDEEVTALFGADAVFPALTERSTTTMSGLLEVLASARKRGWALDAEESFRGVVGVAVPLDGWAPSDPPLALGVAIRAAEADYERIERVGDALQAAAAALTNPFSAAARRR
- a CDS encoding D-2-hydroxyacid dehydrogenase: MADIENKLRAVAAVPLTEELCRLIEEIEPRVEMIRDHSLMHPMRGPADWSGDPEHTRTAEQQTAFEAMIDSADALFGIPDVDPAALARTVAANPRLRWVMTTAAGGGAQVKSAGLGRADLDRITFTTSAGVHGGPLAEFAVFGVLAGAKGLARLARDQQDRVWPERWEMRQLDEMTVLVVGLGGIGAECARRFHALGAQVWGTTRSGESVEGVDRLVPLDGLVDAARHVDAIVVTLPGTEQTHHLIGADVFEAVRPGTILASVGRGTVIDEQALLPALDDGRIAFAALDVFENEPLAVESPLWSHPNVLVSPHTAALSSKEEERIARRFAENAARLLDGHPLRAVVDTVEFY
- a CDS encoding NAD(P)-dependent oxidoreductase gives rise to the protein MSTSSASVGIIGLGAMGRPVADRLLAAHGTLHIHARRPQPELVAAGATWADSPRELAAAVDVLVSFLPDLPELEELLYGDDGLMADAGDLLILVGSTSSAPAVRELAERLHTQSGGRVRMVDCPVSGGVDGATSGTLSIMLGGSPDDAALAASVLAPCGTPVLLGPLGAGEVAKACNQLVVSATILALGEATVLADRSGLDLDALWTLLGGGYAGSNLLESRRHKLVSGDDSPSGMAKYMVKDLRFAADIAEATGIAPVLLPALRAAFDGIVDAGLGDRDISVARRFVQSRDTQAS
- the gndA gene encoding NADP-dependent phosphogluconate dehydrogenase, with translation MPEASANIGVVGLAVMGSNLARNLASREGNTVAIFNRSYEKTQSVLDAHPEAGFIPAATYKEFADSLQKPRTAIIMVKAGAPTDAVIDSLVEVFEPGDIIVDGGNAFFPDTIRREKAVRETGINFVGAGISGGEEGALLGPSIMPGGSDESWVTLGPILKSIAAVAEGEPCVTHVGHDGAGHFVKMVHNGIEYADMQLIAEAYDLIRRGTGKSPAEIAEIFAEWNKGELESYLIEITAEVLRQNDAATGQPLVDVIVDQAGAKGTGAWTVQTALSLGVPVSGIAEATFARSLSSHPEQRAVASALPGPDEEFTVADQDAFIEDVRLALYASKIVAYSQGFDEIRAGAAEYDWKIDLGAISKIWRGGCIIRAQFLNRIADAYDAEPGLPVLMTAPYFAEALTRAQASWRRVVVSAAEAGIPAPAFSSSLSYYDGIRADRLPAALVQGQRDFFGAHTYKRIDKPGTFHTLWSGDRTEIEAEDTH